The following nucleotide sequence is from Spirochaetota bacterium.
TCGGCGAGAGCGGATGCCTCTTCTTCCGATTTCCCCACATAACCGGCGATATCGCCGATTTTCGCCGTCCGGTTGACATGCAGGTAATCCACGATATCCCGCTCGACGGCGGCCAGGGCGCCCAAAAAGACCGAATTGTTCCCGGTCACCCTGTCCGTAATCACCACCACGCGCTCGTTATTGAACCGGCGGTAGGATGAGAATACCGATTCACAGTTAACCTCGACGGCATCGGAGAAATTCTGGATCTTTATGAAATAGACAGGATCTGCGGTGCGCGCTTCCAGGATAAGCCTGAGCAGGAATTCATCGATGAACGATGAATCCACGACCTTGACACCGCCGAAGTCCAGGGCGACGACCTCCTCATTGTGCAGCACGGATAGCATCTTTCGGACTTTTTCATACATTTTTCGTCCCACCGGCCGGGTAATCAGGTCCGGAAGCGGGAGCTTCAGGTCCAGCGCTATTTTTTTCATGACACATTGCATCCGTGCATTCCTCCTCTCCTACCCGAAAAGACTGATCGAAATCTGCGTACCCGGAAAATGCGTCAAATCGTTTCTCAGGAAAACCTGGGGGGGGCCGCTGCGCTTTTTATTGTACATGACCGCGACAGAACCGTGATCCGACCTCATGAATATGCCCCCCCTGAGCTTTTCAACGATGTCGTTGACCTGGCACAGCCCGTAACCGAACTTGCGCTTGCTCGAAATCGGCGTGGTGAGCGCCATTTCTATCAGCCTCGCGTTCGACTCACCTGAAATATCCGGCCGGGAGGCAAAACTGGCGGGGATTCCGATCCCCGAGTCCGAAATGACCAGCCGCAGCACGTGCTCTCCCCCCGCGGAATATGTCTGCAACGCGCAATATCCTGAATCAAGGCTGTGCTCGAAAATATTCTGGCATACCTCTGAAATCACCGTCACGAAATAATCAACGGTCGATTCTGACACCCAGTACTTGAGTATATGCTCTGCCCTTTTCCTGAAGAGGCCTATAACGGCGGAGATGGCGGCGATGCTTTCGCGCTCGCGGTGGGATATTTCCGTTATCTCCACGACGCGATTGCTGAACGCGCTTCTCTTGAGCTGCCGTCCCTCCTCAAGCCGTTGAGAAACATCGAAATATCCCCACTTGAAAAAATCCATCCTTGACAGGTACTGGTGGATTGCCAGCGGAATCGCCGTCAATGACAGCCGGTGTCCGGTATTCCGTAAATAGGTTCTTCCAAGAAGCAGCAGTCCCAGCATCGAATACGGCTCGATGAAATCTATGCGCGACAGATCAAGTACAGAAACACCCCTGGCATAGATCGGATCCTGCGCCTTGATTATTTCCTCGAACGCATACGCGTCCCTGCACCGATTGGGGAGAACCAGGGCCTCATTCATTGCACCATACACACGACTACCCGATGGTCAGATATTAAAAGAATTGCGTACTATTATTTTCGGCCTGCGATGGAGAAAAAACCTTGAAAAAAAGCGCAAGGTTTCGACAACTGGTCCCAGTTGTCTTCCTTTTTTGCGAACCTCCAAATATTATTCTCTCGTTCAAGGGGGGGATTTTTAGTCCCCCCCTCTTTTTTATTGGGGATAAACAGTCGGCATTCAGTAAAAGCCCTGGTACTCGTTGCGGGAAATCCGATATTTCTTTCTGTAATACTTTACTATCGTGGGCTTTATCATCAGGTAATTCGCGATTATTTTGTCGGGCCAGCCATATTCGAGAAGTTTGATGATAGATTTCCTCATATTTCCTCCCTGAAATGTATTCGATTCCTCCGTCAGGATTATTAATTCACACCTGTCGTAATTATCAATCATTTTTTATTAATTATTCGAAACTGACCATATAATTATATATGCATAAGTATTATTGTATAAAAAGCTGGATTTCAAGGCAGGGGGAATTTTATCCTTGTCAAAACCGCCCATCCTGTGTAGCCTTTCCCTACATCCAAGGCCCGGTCGGGCCGTGAATTCCAGGGGACTATGGCACGAGCAACGCGACAAATCGAGGATAACCTCGTCAACAGCATAATTGGAGAGGGATCGGAATTCAAGGGTGAATTCATGATCAATGGACTTCTGCGCATCGACGGCAGGTTTAAGGGAACGCTGGAAACCGACGGCAAGGTTCTTATCGGCCAGAACGGCGAGGCGACCACGGATATCAAGGCCAGGGTGGTGGTGATCGGGGGCACGGTAAGGGGAAACATTTTCGCGTCCGAGAGGGTCATTATGCTTTCGACGGGACGAATGCATGGAAATGTAATCACACCCAGCCTCGTGATGGAAGACGGGGTGATTTTCGACGGAAATTGCATAATCAATAAAGCCCAGGAGGTTCGATCGTAAGAAGCCGCGCACGATCGACGGACTAAATGGGGATAATAGAAAAAACCCTGAGTGACCTCAACCGTGAAGAGAAGCTTAAAATAAAGGGCAAAAAGCGCGCCCATGCGGGGCGCGCGACCTCGGGGGCGTTCGCCCACGCTCTCGACTCGTCTCTCAGCTTCGAGTTCCAGGGGAGCATAGACGAACTGATGGAAGATCTCCGGGATCAGGAAAAAAAATTCCTGGACAGCCAGACCAGTTACGAGCTTCAGCGTTACAAGGCGCTTGTGCAAAAAATATTAAAATCGATACTTGAAGACGGTTTTAAAACCACCACGCTGAAACGCCCTCGCAGAAATAAAGCGGATTTCACCGTGATCGAAAAGATCAACGTCCGGCTGCTGGAGATGACCGGCGCAATAACGCGCGGGAACAAGGCATTCAACCTGCTCAAGTCAATCGAGGAAATACGCGGCCTGCTGCTGGACCTCGCCTACTAGCGTCGAATGCGAAGTTTGCGTATTTTCCTCTTCTCGACTTTAGGCGCCCCCCCGGGGTTGTACTTATTCTGAACCTCTTCGATACTCGTGGTGATGAGCATCTTCACCACCTTTTCAGCCTTGTTCAGCACATCGATGAGGATAAGGTTTTCCTCGTCCGTAAAATCTTGAAGAAGATATTCCTCCATGGTGACGCCCTTCGGAGGAGTGCCGATCCCCACCCTGATTTTCGCGAACTTATCGGATTTAAGCGCCTTGGCTATGGAATGTACGCCGGGATGCGTGAGCGCGGAATACAGGTAATCGATCCTGAGTTCGCCGATTGAAAGCGCGGAGTCTTCCACGATACACATGATGTCCGCCACGCTGATCCTCAAGAAAGACGCAATGTACAGGACCGATTCGCCCGTGAGATTCACAAAGGTCTGCGGTTTCAGCAGCACCACATCGGCATCGCGTATCTTGCCGCGTCCAATGAGCGATTTTTTCTTCTTGATCTTTACTTCTATATTCTCATTGTTGCCTATAATATCGATAACCTTGAAGCCGATATTCTGGCGGTTATTCAAGAATCGCTCGCCCGGATTCCCGAAACCAACTATTAGTTTCAAATACTTCTACCCCTTGTACGGATGATGGCCGGGAAGCATCACTCCTCGGCCTTTTCCTTCGGTTCGGCGGCAACCGCTTCTTCAACTGCGGCTTCTGCCGGCACTTCTTCCTTCACAGCCTTGGGCACGAGCACCGTGACGACCGCCCGGTCACCGTCTGCGAGGAATTTCATCGACCCGGTAACAGGGAGGTCCCTGACATGAATAGAGTGCGCGAGATCGAGGTCGGTTACATCTATTTCGATTTTTTCCGGGAGTTCCGTGGGCAGACACTCGATTTCGAGCTCCCTTTCGAGAACTTCCATTATGCCGCCCAGGCGCTCGCCCTTTGAGGTACCCTTGATGATCACGGGCACCACCGTGTGCAGTTTCTCGCCGGTCGTCACCTTGTAGAAATCAAGATGCAGCACCCTGCCGCTCACCGGATCCAGCTGGTAATCCTTTATGATCACATTTTGTCCGGGGGTCCCTTCGAAGTCCATGTTTATAAGTACGCTTTCCGGTACCTGCCCGCGGAAAAGCCTTGAGAATTCATGCTCGGAAACCTGCAAGGCTTCTGCTTTCCCGTGGGAATACATCACCGCCGGTATATATCCTTTGCTCCTGATCCTGTTACACTCGTTTTTCCCGGTTGCGGTCCTGGATTGTGCTTTGAGATTGTGTGTTTTCATGGTTGCCTCACATCCGTGCTGGTTATTATGCCGTTCACTGTCAGCATTTGATCATTCACTATATGAACAGGGAACTCACCGATTCCCCGTTATGAATCCTTCGTATCGCTTCCCCGAACAGCGGGGCTATTGAGAGTACCGTCATGTTGTCCATACGCTTGTTCCCAAGGATGGGGATAGTATTGGTGACGACAATCTCCTTGAAACCCGCGTTTTTCAACTTTACCGGCGCGTCCGCCGAAAGCACCGCAT
It contains:
- a CDS encoding ATP-binding protein, yielding MNEALVLPNRCRDAYAFEEIIKAQDPIYARGVSVLDLSRIDFIEPYSMLGLLLLGRTYLRNTGHRLSLTAIPLAIHQYLSRMDFFKWGYFDVSQRLEEGRQLKRSAFSNRVVEITEISHRERESIAAISAVIGLFRKRAEHILKYWVSESTVDYFVTVISEVCQNIFEHSLDSGYCALQTYSAGGEHVLRLVISDSGIGIPASFASRPDISGESNARLIEMALTTPISSKRKFGYGLCQVNDIVEKLRGGIFMRSDHGSVAVMYNKKRSGPPQVFLRNDLTHFPGTQISISLFG
- a CDS encoding polymer-forming cytoskeletal family protein, translating into MARATRQIEDNLVNSIIGEGSEFKGEFMINGLLRIDGRFKGTLETDGKVLIGQNGEATTDIKARVVVIGGTVRGNIFASERVIMLSTGRMHGNVITPSLVMEDGVIFDGNCIINKAQEVRS
- a CDS encoding DUF327 family protein, whose amino-acid sequence is MGIIEKTLSDLNREEKLKIKGKKRAHAGRATSGAFAHALDSSLSFEFQGSIDELMEDLRDQEKKFLDSQTSYELQRYKALVQKILKSILEDGFKTTTLKRPRRNKADFTVIEKINVRLLEMTGAITRGNKAFNLLKSIEEIRGLLLDLAY
- a CDS encoding aminoacyl-tRNA hydrolase, which codes for MKLIVGFGNPGERFLNNRQNIGFKVIDIIGNNENIEVKIKKKKSLIGRGKIRDADVVLLKPQTFVNLTGESVLYIASFLRISVADIMCIVEDSALSIGELRIDYLYSALTHPGVHSIAKALKSDKFAKIRVGIGTPPKGVTMEEYLLQDFTDEENLILIDVLNKAEKVVKMLITTSIEEVQNKYNPGGAPKVEKRKIRKLRIRR
- a CDS encoding 50S ribosomal protein L25; this encodes MKTHNLKAQSRTATGKNECNRIRSKGYIPAVMYSHGKAEALQVSEHEFSRLFRGQVPESVLINMDFEGTPGQNVIIKDYQLDPVSGRVLHLDFYKVTTGEKLHTVVPVIIKGTSKGERLGGIMEVLERELEIECLPTELPEKIEIDVTDLDLAHSIHVRDLPVTGSMKFLADGDRAVVTVLVPKAVKEEVPAEAAVEEAVAAEPKEKAEE